Proteins found in one Arachis stenosperma cultivar V10309 chromosome 8, arast.V10309.gnm1.PFL2, whole genome shotgun sequence genomic segment:
- the LOC130944937 gene encoding naringenin 8-dimethylallyltransferase 2, chloroplastic-like isoform X1, whose protein sequence is MPFGLSASFLKSRSFHHHRTRRALWNNNGKLSKEYCIKMQHNYWKNHCTNLKGGSMMSDDKFEKKYLVNATSKNSHDEPKKSQPILEFIKDGMDTFRQFSRLYAFFSFISSGLSSSLLAADNLSNISPKMFLIGFLQFLIPNCIMFQYIVGVNQLADVEIDKINKPYLPLASGKYSLRNAVTIVASSLLMGFGSAWVLGSRPMFWCLVISTMLMTAYSVKLPLLRWKRSTILATLSLASSMTIGQHIAPYLHMKTVLKKALDYPRSLVFTVVVVSLFYTVISLAKDIPDIEGDKAAGHKTLAIHLGPRRVFWFCISLLQMTYGIAIIMGALSPILWSKIFTVVTHFIMSIILWYRANSVDLSNNDSLQSFYMAIFVFLSVENFLVLFVR, encoded by the exons ATGCCTTTCGGACTCTCCGCCTCATTTCTCAAATCTCGCTCCTTCCACCACCACCG TACAAGAAGAGCCTTATGGAACAACAATGGGAAACTATCAAAAGAATATTGTATCAAGATGCAGCATAATTATTGGAAGAATCATTGCACCAACCTTAAAGGAGGATCTATGATGAGTGATGATAAATTTGAGAAAAAATACTTGGTGAATGCAACCTCAAAAAATTCACATGATGAACCAAAAAAATCACAACCTATTTTGGAGTTTATCAAAGATGGCATGGATACTTTTCGCCAGTTTTCCAGATTATACGCATTCTTTAGCTTC ATATCAAGTGGACTTTCTTCGTCACTCCTGGCGGCGGACaatttatcaaatatatctCCAAAAATGTTCTTAATAGGCTTCTTGCAG TTTCTGATACCTAACTGCATCATGTTTCAATATATTGTTGGTGTGAATCAATTAGCCGATGTTGAAATAGACAAG ATTAACAAACCATATCTTCCATTGGCATCCGGAAAATATTCCTTAAGAAATGCAGTAACAATTGTGGCATCATCTCTTCTAATG GGCTTTGGATCTGCGTGGGTGTTAGGATCAAGGCCAATGTTTTGGTGTTTAGTCATCAGTACTATGCTCATGACTGCGTATTCAGTTAAG TTGCCCTTGTTGAGATGGAAAAGATCCACAATCCTTGCAACATTATCTCTTGCAAGTTCTATGACAATTGGACAACATATTGCACCATATCTTCACATGAAG ACTGTGCTCAAGAAGGCACTTGACTATCCGAGATCGCTAGTTTTTACTGTTGTGGTCGTCAGCCTTTTCTATACAGTTATATCCTTGGCAAag GATATACCTGACATTGAAGGAGATAAAGCAGCAGGTCACAAAACCTTGGCAATACATTTGGGTCCTAGACGA GTATTTTGGTTTTGCATTTCGCTCCTTCAAATGACATATGGAATTGCTATTATAATGGGAGCATTATCTCCTATCCTATGGAGCAAAATTTTTACG GTTGTGACACATTTCATCATGTCCATAATCCTTTGGTATCGTGCAAATTCCGTAGATTTATCGAACAATGATTCGTTACAATCCTTTTATATGGCTATCTTTGTG TTTCTTTCTGTGGAAAACTTCCTTGTACTTTTTGTTCGATGA
- the LOC130944937 gene encoding naringenin 8-dimethylallyltransferase 2, chloroplastic-like isoform X2: MPFGLSASFLKSRSFHHHRTRRALWNNNGKLSKEYCIKMQHNYWKNHCTNLKGGSMMSDDKFEKKYLVNATSKNSHDEPKKSQPILEFIKDGMDTFRQFSRLYAFFSFISSGLSSSLLAADNLSNISPKMFLIGFLQFLIPNCIMFQYIVGVNQLADVEIDKINKPYLPLASGKYSLRNAVTIVASSLLMGFGSAWVLGSRPMFWCLVISTMLMTAYSVKLPLLRWKRSTILATLSLASSMTIGQHIAPYLHMKTVLKKALDYPRSLVFTVVVVSLFYTVISLAKDIPDIEGDKAAGHKTLAIHLGPRRVFWFCISLLQMTYGIAIIMGALSPILWSKIFTFLSVENFLVLFVR; the protein is encoded by the exons ATGCCTTTCGGACTCTCCGCCTCATTTCTCAAATCTCGCTCCTTCCACCACCACCG TACAAGAAGAGCCTTATGGAACAACAATGGGAAACTATCAAAAGAATATTGTATCAAGATGCAGCATAATTATTGGAAGAATCATTGCACCAACCTTAAAGGAGGATCTATGATGAGTGATGATAAATTTGAGAAAAAATACTTGGTGAATGCAACCTCAAAAAATTCACATGATGAACCAAAAAAATCACAACCTATTTTGGAGTTTATCAAAGATGGCATGGATACTTTTCGCCAGTTTTCCAGATTATACGCATTCTTTAGCTTC ATATCAAGTGGACTTTCTTCGTCACTCCTGGCGGCGGACaatttatcaaatatatctCCAAAAATGTTCTTAATAGGCTTCTTGCAG TTTCTGATACCTAACTGCATCATGTTTCAATATATTGTTGGTGTGAATCAATTAGCCGATGTTGAAATAGACAAG ATTAACAAACCATATCTTCCATTGGCATCCGGAAAATATTCCTTAAGAAATGCAGTAACAATTGTGGCATCATCTCTTCTAATG GGCTTTGGATCTGCGTGGGTGTTAGGATCAAGGCCAATGTTTTGGTGTTTAGTCATCAGTACTATGCTCATGACTGCGTATTCAGTTAAG TTGCCCTTGTTGAGATGGAAAAGATCCACAATCCTTGCAACATTATCTCTTGCAAGTTCTATGACAATTGGACAACATATTGCACCATATCTTCACATGAAG ACTGTGCTCAAGAAGGCACTTGACTATCCGAGATCGCTAGTTTTTACTGTTGTGGTCGTCAGCCTTTTCTATACAGTTATATCCTTGGCAAag GATATACCTGACATTGAAGGAGATAAAGCAGCAGGTCACAAAACCTTGGCAATACATTTGGGTCCTAGACGA GTATTTTGGTTTTGCATTTCGCTCCTTCAAATGACATATGGAATTGCTATTATAATGGGAGCATTATCTCCTATCCTATGGAGCAAAATTTTTACG TTTCTTTCTGTGGAAAACTTCCTTGTACTTTTTGTTCGATGA
- the LOC130944937 gene encoding naringenin 8-dimethylallyltransferase 1, chloroplastic-like isoform X3 — translation MQHNYWKNHCTNLKGGSMMSDDKFEKKYLVNATSKNSHDEPKKSQPILEFIKDGMDTFRQFSRLYAFFSFISSGLSSSLLAADNLSNISPKMFLIGFLQFLIPNCIMFQYIVGVNQLADVEIDKINKPYLPLASGKYSLRNAVTIVASSLLMGFGSAWVLGSRPMFWCLVISTMLMTAYSVKLPLLRWKRSTILATLSLASSMTIGQHIAPYLHMKTVLKKALDYPRSLVFTVVVVSLFYTVISLAKDIPDIEGDKAAGHKTLAIHLGPRRVFWFCISLLQMTYGIAIIMGALSPILWSKIFTVVTHFIMSIILWYRANSVDLSNNDSLQSFYMAIFVFLSVENFLVLFVR, via the exons ATGCAGCATAATTATTGGAAGAATCATTGCACCAACCTTAAAGGAGGATCTATGATGAGTGATGATAAATTTGAGAAAAAATACTTGGTGAATGCAACCTCAAAAAATTCACATGATGAACCAAAAAAATCACAACCTATTTTGGAGTTTATCAAAGATGGCATGGATACTTTTCGCCAGTTTTCCAGATTATACGCATTCTTTAGCTTC ATATCAAGTGGACTTTCTTCGTCACTCCTGGCGGCGGACaatttatcaaatatatctCCAAAAATGTTCTTAATAGGCTTCTTGCAG TTTCTGATACCTAACTGCATCATGTTTCAATATATTGTTGGTGTGAATCAATTAGCCGATGTTGAAATAGACAAG ATTAACAAACCATATCTTCCATTGGCATCCGGAAAATATTCCTTAAGAAATGCAGTAACAATTGTGGCATCATCTCTTCTAATG GGCTTTGGATCTGCGTGGGTGTTAGGATCAAGGCCAATGTTTTGGTGTTTAGTCATCAGTACTATGCTCATGACTGCGTATTCAGTTAAG TTGCCCTTGTTGAGATGGAAAAGATCCACAATCCTTGCAACATTATCTCTTGCAAGTTCTATGACAATTGGACAACATATTGCACCATATCTTCACATGAAG ACTGTGCTCAAGAAGGCACTTGACTATCCGAGATCGCTAGTTTTTACTGTTGTGGTCGTCAGCCTTTTCTATACAGTTATATCCTTGGCAAag GATATACCTGACATTGAAGGAGATAAAGCAGCAGGTCACAAAACCTTGGCAATACATTTGGGTCCTAGACGA GTATTTTGGTTTTGCATTTCGCTCCTTCAAATGACATATGGAATTGCTATTATAATGGGAGCATTATCTCCTATCCTATGGAGCAAAATTTTTACG GTTGTGACACATTTCATCATGTCCATAATCCTTTGGTATCGTGCAAATTCCGTAGATTTATCGAACAATGATTCGTTACAATCCTTTTATATGGCTATCTTTGTG TTTCTTTCTGTGGAAAACTTCCTTGTACTTTTTGTTCGATGA